The following proteins come from a genomic window of Geothrix edaphica:
- a CDS encoding acyl-CoA desaturase, translating into MNKRTPRSWLNTLFLLGTLALALICVPWKLATQGLRWSEVVVLLTMYTATGLAITVGYHRLFSHRAFQAAWPVRLAVLLLGAAAFQNSALAWCSDHRHHHRFVDDPGRDPYPVKRGFWYAHWLWVMEGGDRPFDGVADLLRDPLLRWQRRYHFWIGGVVAALPVLVVGWATGNLVGQLVMGLLLRIVLTHHSTFLINSAAHWFGSQPYTDANSARDNALLAPFTFGEGYHNFHHMWQWDYRNGPHWYQWDPAKWLIAAGAWVGLTRGLRRVPATEMQRARVAMEAKRLAARLARALPADALQARTALEAAHARLDAALTAFQGCLDAWRVKKAGWHQKGQAKAEAWRGARAEWKAQRARYRQDLREAWIAWRRARLVARQAAA; encoded by the coding sequence GTGAACAAGCGAACCCCCCGTTCCTGGCTCAACACCCTCTTCCTCTTGGGGACGCTGGCCTTGGCCCTGATCTGCGTGCCCTGGAAGCTGGCGACGCAGGGGCTGCGCTGGAGCGAGGTGGTGGTGCTCCTCACCATGTACACCGCCACGGGGCTCGCCATCACCGTGGGCTACCACCGCCTCTTCAGCCACCGGGCCTTCCAGGCGGCCTGGCCCGTGCGGCTGGCCGTGCTGCTCCTGGGGGCCGCGGCCTTCCAGAACTCCGCCCTCGCCTGGTGCAGCGACCACCGCCACCACCACCGCTTCGTGGATGATCCCGGGCGGGACCCCTATCCGGTCAAGCGGGGCTTCTGGTACGCCCATTGGCTCTGGGTGATGGAGGGCGGGGACCGTCCCTTCGATGGTGTCGCCGATCTGCTGCGGGATCCCCTGCTGCGGTGGCAGCGCCGCTACCACTTCTGGATCGGCGGTGTGGTTGCGGCCCTGCCGGTGCTGGTGGTGGGCTGGGCGACCGGGAACCTCGTCGGCCAGCTCGTCATGGGCCTCCTGCTGCGCATCGTCCTGACGCACCACAGCACCTTCCTCATCAACTCCGCCGCCCACTGGTTCGGCAGCCAGCCCTACACGGACGCCAACAGTGCCCGCGACAACGCCCTGCTGGCGCCCTTCACCTTCGGCGAGGGGTACCACAACTTCCACCATATGTGGCAGTGGGACTACCGCAACGGCCCCCACTGGTACCAATGGGACCCGGCCAAGTGGCTCATCGCCGCCGGCGCCTGGGTGGGGCTCACCCGGGGCCTGCGCCGCGTTCCGGCCACGGAGATGCAGCGCGCCCGCGTGGCCATGGAGGCGAAGCGCCTGGCCGCGCGCTTGGCCCGGGCCCTCCCCGCGGATGCCCTCCAGGCCAGGACCGCCCTGGAGGCGGCCCATGCGCGGCTGGATGCGGCTCTGACCGCCTTCCAGGGCTGCCTTGATGCCTGGCGCGTGAAGAAGGCCGGGTGGCACCAGAAGGGCCAGGCCAAGGCCGAGGCCTGGCGGGGGGCCCGGGCGGAATGGAAGGCCCAGCGCGCCCGCTACCGACAGGATCTCCGCGAAGCCTGGATCGCCTGGAGGCGGGCGCGGCTGGTGGCGCGGCAGGCCGCGGCCTGA
- the ftsZ gene encoding cell division protein FtsZ — MSETPFLPCPHSLPGANIKVLGVGGAGCNAINRMIESGVTGVQFIAMNTDQQSLSQSKAHVKLPLGPQSSRGLGAGGSAERGAVAAEESREEVLAALQGADMIFITGGMGGGTGTGAAPVLASFARELGALTVAVVLTPFAWEGRKKGDLALAGLANLRDTADTVIVVSNERLKAVCDARVTMKEAFRVADGVLIQGVRGIADLILKPGIINGDFADVEAVLRNGGEALIGTGAGRGEEAVMDALKKALACPLLERAQTGAAANVMVSITADWEVMEASAIETAMNYLQDHYSGRPDIKACTVEGEGMEDRVLVTVLASGFDQEEKLLEDRRQSLHLGGAVESNSAPLHAPTLVVQPVDGQAVLPVNGVSGRVYGEVPAGEQQGPTPTRLLPQAPTPSGELPGGNDDLHVPAIIRLGQGRLPIE, encoded by the coding sequence ATGTCCGAGACCCCCTTCCTCCCCTGCCCCCACAGCCTGCCCGGCGCGAACATCAAGGTGCTCGGCGTGGGCGGCGCGGGCTGCAACGCCATCAACCGCATGATCGAGAGCGGTGTCACCGGCGTGCAGTTCATCGCCATGAACACGGATCAGCAGAGCCTCTCCCAGAGCAAGGCCCACGTGAAGCTGCCCCTGGGACCCCAGAGCAGCCGGGGCCTGGGCGCGGGCGGCAGCGCCGAACGCGGGGCTGTGGCCGCCGAGGAGAGCCGCGAGGAAGTGCTGGCGGCCCTCCAGGGCGCCGACATGATCTTCATCACCGGCGGCATGGGCGGCGGCACGGGCACGGGCGCCGCGCCGGTGCTGGCCAGCTTCGCCCGGGAGTTGGGGGCCCTCACCGTGGCCGTGGTGCTCACGCCCTTCGCCTGGGAGGGCCGCAAGAAGGGCGACCTCGCCCTCGCCGGCCTGGCCAACCTGCGGGACACCGCCGACACCGTCATCGTGGTGAGCAATGAGCGCCTGAAGGCCGTCTGCGACGCCCGCGTGACCATGAAGGAGGCCTTCCGCGTGGCGGACGGCGTGCTCATCCAGGGCGTGCGGGGCATCGCGGACCTCATCCTCAAGCCCGGCATCATCAACGGCGACTTCGCGGACGTCGAGGCCGTGCTCCGCAACGGCGGCGAGGCTCTCATCGGCACCGGCGCGGGCCGCGGGGAGGAGGCCGTCATGGACGCCCTCAAGAAGGCCCTGGCCTGTCCCCTGCTCGAGCGCGCCCAGACCGGCGCGGCGGCCAACGTCATGGTGTCCATCACCGCCGACTGGGAGGTCATGGAGGCTTCGGCCATCGAGACCGCCATGAACTACCTGCAGGACCACTACAGCGGCCGGCCCGACATCAAGGCCTGCACCGTGGAGGGCGAGGGCATGGAGGATCGCGTGCTCGTCACCGTCCTGGCCAGCGGCTTCGACCAGGAGGAGAAGCTCCTGGAGGATCGCCGCCAGAGCCTGCACCTGGGCGGCGCCGTGGAGTCCAACTCCGCGCCCCTGCATGCCCCCACCCTGGTGGTCCAGCCCGTCGACGGCCAGGCCGTCCTGCCCGTGAACGGCGTCAGCGGCCGAGTCTACGGTGAAGTGCCCGCCGGCGAGCAGCAGGGTCCCACGCCCACCCGCCTCCTGCCCCAGGCCCCCACCCCCAGCGGCGAACTGCCCGGCGGCAACGACGACCTCCACGTCCCCGCCATCATCCGGCTGGGCCAGGGGCGGCTGCCCATCGAGTAG
- the ftsA gene encoding cell division protein FtsA, which produces MPQRAVLLGLDLGASKVVAVVAVQEEDGTLNVTGTGQASPQGGFTQGQITDMDLCTRAIVRAVEEAMNTAGQTKVDGIRVAVDGIQFKGENLRDSITISSGDKIITASDRDRVLEQATNGCKLAKEELVLHRIPQMFHIKGQRDIRNPVGMFGESLEAEVRIIVAPSPVIMNINLALKNAGLHGAELMYSPLASAEAVLSREDRENGAVVVDIGEHLTHLGIFLHGTLFHSAVIPIGGMHFTRDLEITKHLGGIAASERIKIRFGTVLHAHVPAEESVELEEEGRLVSRREIAEVLQARAAELLNLVLAEMGRTGLMHEIHGGVHLVGGGALLTHLAILAQTILGRPRVVLGRILGVSGLPQATGNPYFVNALGAVKSLARDMTETRGKQDRGDGFLGRIKKMF; this is translated from the coding sequence ATGCCTCAGCGCGCCGTTCTCCTAGGGCTCGACCTTGGTGCAAGCAAAGTGGTGGCGGTGGTGGCCGTCCAGGAGGAAGACGGGACGCTGAACGTGACGGGCACGGGCCAGGCCTCGCCTCAGGGCGGGTTCACCCAGGGCCAGATCACCGACATGGACCTCTGCACCCGCGCCATCGTGCGGGCCGTGGAGGAGGCCATGAACACCGCGGGCCAGACCAAGGTGGATGGCATCCGCGTGGCCGTGGACGGCATCCAGTTCAAGGGCGAGAACCTCCGCGACTCCATCACCATCAGCAGTGGCGACAAGATCATCACCGCCTCGGACCGCGACCGGGTGCTGGAGCAGGCCACCAACGGCTGCAAGCTGGCCAAGGAGGAGCTGGTCCTCCACCGCATCCCCCAGATGTTCCACATCAAGGGCCAGCGGGACATCCGCAACCCCGTGGGCATGTTCGGCGAGTCGCTGGAGGCGGAGGTCCGCATCATCGTCGCGCCCAGCCCCGTCATCATGAACATCAACCTGGCCCTCAAGAACGCCGGGCTCCACGGCGCCGAGCTGATGTACTCGCCCCTGGCCAGCGCCGAGGCCGTGCTGAGCCGCGAGGACCGCGAGAACGGCGCGGTGGTGGTGGATATCGGCGAGCACCTCACCCACCTGGGCATCTTCCTGCACGGCACCCTGTTCCACTCCGCGGTGATCCCCATCGGCGGCATGCATTTCACCCGCGACCTGGAGATCACCAAGCACCTGGGCGGCATCGCCGCCTCCGAGCGCATCAAGATCCGGTTCGGCACGGTGCTGCATGCCCACGTGCCCGCCGAGGAATCCGTCGAACTCGAGGAGGAGGGCCGCCTGGTCTCCCGCCGCGAGATCGCCGAGGTGCTCCAGGCCCGGGCCGCGGAGCTGCTGAACCTGGTGCTGGCGGAGATGGGCCGCACGGGCCTCATGCACGAGATCCACGGCGGCGTGCACCTGGTGGGCGGCGGCGCGCTCCTCACGCACCTCGCCATTCTGGCGCAGACCATCCTGGGCCGCCCCCGCGTGGTGCTGGGCCGCATCCTGGGCGTCTCCGGCCTGCCCCAGGCCACCGGCAACCCCTACTTCGTGAATGCCCTCGGCGCGGTGAAGTCCCTCGCCCGGGACATGACCGAGACCCGCGGCAAGCAGGACCGGGGCGATGGTTTCCTCGGCCGCATCAAGAAGATGTTCTAG
- a CDS encoding cell division protein FtsQ/DivIB, which translates to MSMLPRTRPKRPWFPWVRAGLTVAVLGGGAWGLMELGTRYFGLQKLTIEQVNVSGCRGERQAEIQALAEKLVLGKPLFWVDAEELRSRIEAKRWVRNLQIRKDPPDRLSLVVEERRPVLWLVRSNGVFLVSDDGILLDRVNQANLSPIPVVVDPASQTDQGLARLVSAARTLREKQAGFYDRVTEFRWSSKGPVAYIEGLPAPIYLSRQDVTKNVPNFQGLFVDRLSQRPDLARLRYVDLRWDEEVAVGEPEEAPASTKTPR; encoded by the coding sequence ATGTCCATGCTCCCCCGCACCCGCCCGAAGCGCCCCTGGTTCCCCTGGGTGCGGGCCGGACTCACGGTGGCGGTGCTGGGTGGGGGCGCCTGGGGCCTGATGGAGCTGGGCACGCGGTACTTCGGGCTGCAGAAGCTCACCATCGAGCAGGTCAACGTGAGCGGCTGCCGAGGCGAGCGCCAGGCGGAGATCCAGGCCCTCGCCGAGAAGCTGGTGCTGGGCAAGCCCCTCTTCTGGGTCGATGCGGAGGAGCTGCGGAGCCGGATCGAGGCCAAGCGCTGGGTGCGCAACCTCCAGATCCGGAAGGATCCGCCCGACCGCCTCAGCCTGGTGGTGGAGGAGCGGCGCCCCGTCCTCTGGCTGGTGCGCAGCAACGGTGTGTTCCTTGTGTCCGACGACGGCATCCTGCTGGATCGGGTCAACCAGGCGAACCTAAGCCCCATTCCGGTGGTGGTGGACCCGGCCAGCCAGACGGACCAGGGGCTGGCCCGTCTGGTGAGCGCTGCACGGACTTTGCGGGAAAAACAGGCCGGCTTTTACGATCGGGTGACCGAGTTCCGATGGAGCTCGAAGGGGCCTGTGGCCTACATCGAAGGGCTCCCGGCCCCGATCTACTTGTCCCGCCAGGATGTGACGAAAAACGTGCCCAATTTCCAGGGCCTGTTCGTGGATCGCCTCTCCCAGCGGCCGGATCTGGCCCGGCTCCGCTACGTCGACCTCCGCTGGGACGAGGAGGTGGCCGTGGGGGAGCCTGAGGAGGCCCCGGCCTCCACCAAGACCCCACGCTGA
- a CDS encoding RNA polymerase sigma factor: MASIVPEGIPDLLDSLFRAESRRILASLIRLLGDFDLAEDGMHDAFAAALEAWPRDGVPEHPRAWLVSTGRFKAIDRLRRSARFNTSLETLAELPDEGPPGPVEEDVDDDRLRLIFTCCHPALSPEACTALTLREVCGLTTEAIARAFLTAPSTLAQRIVRAKAKIRDAGIPYEIPSRAELPDRLDAVLKVIYLVFNEGYSASSGEALTRPDLSAEAIRLGRLLLELLPDPEVTGLLALMLLQESRRAARASSGGDLVLLEDQDRSRWDRALMAEGRALVEQALASRRVGAYTLQAAIAAVHAEAAEASATDWDRIVGLYTLLARVAPSPVVDLNRAVAVAMRDGPQDGLELTDALLVRRDMAEYHLAHAVRADLCRRLGRTEEALTSYRRALGLVQQGPERRFLERRVAELQK, from the coding sequence ATGGCCTCGATCGTCCCCGAAGGCATTCCGGATCTCCTCGATTCCCTCTTCCGTGCGGAGTCGCGGCGCATCCTGGCCTCCCTGATCCGGCTGCTCGGGGACTTCGACCTGGCCGAAGACGGCATGCACGATGCCTTCGCGGCCGCGCTGGAGGCCTGGCCCAGGGACGGGGTGCCGGAGCATCCCCGTGCCTGGTTGGTGTCGACAGGCCGCTTCAAGGCGATCGACCGCCTGCGGCGGTCCGCACGCTTCAACACCTCGCTTGAGACCTTGGCCGAGCTGCCCGACGAGGGCCCGCCCGGCCCCGTGGAGGAGGACGTCGACGATGACCGCCTGCGGCTCATCTTCACCTGCTGCCATCCGGCCCTGTCCCCGGAAGCCTGCACCGCGCTGACGCTCCGGGAAGTGTGCGGCCTGACGACGGAGGCCATCGCGCGGGCCTTCCTCACCGCCCCTTCCACGCTGGCCCAGCGGATCGTCCGGGCCAAGGCGAAGATCCGCGACGCGGGCATTCCCTATGAGATCCCCAGCCGGGCCGAGCTGCCGGACCGTCTGGACGCGGTGCTGAAGGTCATCTACCTGGTGTTCAACGAAGGCTACTCTGCGTCCTCGGGGGAGGCGCTGACGCGGCCGGACCTTTCGGCTGAGGCGATCCGCCTGGGACGGCTGCTCCTTGAGCTGCTTCCGGATCCGGAGGTGACGGGACTCCTCGCCCTCATGCTGCTGCAGGAGTCCAGAAGGGCCGCGCGGGCCTCGTCGGGGGGCGACCTGGTGCTGCTGGAGGACCAGGACCGGTCCCGGTGGGATCGCGCCCTGATGGCCGAAGGGAGGGCGCTGGTGGAACAGGCGCTGGCGTCCCGCCGGGTGGGCGCCTACACGCTCCAGGCCGCCATTGCCGCCGTCCACGCCGAGGCCGCCGAAGCCTCGGCCACAGACTGGGACCGGATCGTCGGGCTGTACACCCTCCTGGCCCGGGTGGCGCCTTCCCCCGTGGTGGACCTCAACCGGGCGGTGGCGGTGGCCATGCGGGACGGCCCGCAGGACGGACTGGAGCTCACCGACGCCCTCCTCGTGCGCCGCGACATGGCGGAGTACCACCTGGCGCACGCGGTTCGCGCGGACCTCTGCCGCCGCCTGGGGAGGACGGAAGAGGCGCTCACCTCCTACCGCCGGGCCCTCGGGCTGGTCCAGCAGGGGCCCGAGCGCCGGTTTCTTGAGCGGCGGGTGGCCGAGCTTCAAAAATAA
- a CDS encoding YciI family protein, whose protein sequence is MKYICFGYLDVQQWSTLSPSEQNARFDACFAYDEGLKKDGHWVGGEGLQGPDTAVMVRYQNGKVSVTDGPYAETKELLGGLLILEARDLNHAIHLISNHPGLKMGPWEIRPAADLDQMIRESEQRRAASR, encoded by the coding sequence ATGAAATACATCTGCTTCGGGTACCTCGACGTCCAGCAATGGTCGACCCTTTCCCCAAGCGAACAGAACGCCAGGTTCGACGCGTGCTTCGCCTACGATGAGGGCCTCAAGAAGGACGGCCACTGGGTCGGAGGGGAGGGGCTGCAGGGCCCGGATACCGCTGTCATGGTGCGCTATCAGAATGGCAAGGTGTCCGTGACGGACGGCCCCTATGCCGAGACCAAGGAGCTGCTGGGCGGCCTCCTGATCCTGGAGGCCAGGGACCTCAACCACGCCATCCACCTGATCTCGAACCATCCGGGCCTGAAGATGGGGCCCTGGGAGATCCGGCCCGCGGCGGACCTGGACCAGATGATCCGCGAAAGCGAGCAGCGGCGCGCCGCGTCCAGGTAG
- the murB gene encoding UDP-N-acetylmuramate dehydrogenase, whose amino-acid sequence MTRRLPDDLLKVPHRRDVSFARLTTLGVGGLCRWLFEPTTETEAQTFVRACVREGLPWRVLGGGSNLVVLGDIDTPVLRLALPKTVSREGHQLTAPASHGHIALAEAAAAAGLSGLEFASGIPGSLGGAIRMNAGAYGREWVDVLTRYRFLTPEGDLVEKAPEPGEFKYRWSFLTGGHVVLSATAQLAAGDPTTIRAQVADYRAKRGTSQPLSKRNAGCIFKNPPGQSAGRLIDQAGLKGLRVGDAEVSPEHANFLVNHGHATAAEFAELMDRVQAVVRERSGVALEPEVEIWRG is encoded by the coding sequence ATGACGCGCCGCCTCCCCGATGATCTGCTCAAAGTCCCGCATCGCCGGGACGTGTCCTTCGCGCGCCTCACCACCCTGGGCGTGGGCGGGCTCTGCCGCTGGCTCTTCGAGCCCACCACCGAGACCGAAGCCCAGACCTTCGTGCGGGCCTGCGTCCGGGAGGGCCTGCCCTGGCGGGTGCTGGGGGGCGGCTCGAACCTGGTGGTGCTGGGCGACATCGATACGCCGGTGCTGCGCCTGGCCCTGCCGAAGACGGTTTCCCGAGAGGGTCATCAGCTCACGGCCCCCGCCAGCCACGGCCACATCGCCCTGGCCGAAGCCGCCGCCGCCGCGGGGCTGTCGGGCCTGGAGTTCGCCAGCGGGATTCCAGGCTCGCTGGGCGGCGCCATCCGCATGAATGCCGGCGCCTACGGACGCGAGTGGGTGGACGTGCTCACGCGCTACCGCTTCCTCACCCCCGAGGGCGACCTGGTGGAGAAGGCGCCGGAGCCCGGCGAGTTCAAGTACCGCTGGAGCTTCCTCACGGGAGGCCATGTGGTGCTGTCGGCCACGGCCCAGCTGGCAGCGGGCGACCCCACCACCATCCGTGCCCAGGTGGCCGACTACCGGGCCAAGCGCGGCACCAGCCAGCCGCTGTCAAAGCGCAACGCCGGCTGCATCTTCAAGAACCCGCCGGGCCAGAGCGCCGGCCGCCTCATCGACCAGGCGGGCCTCAAGGGCCTGCGCGTGGGCGACGCCGAGGTGAGCCCCGAGCACGCCAACTTCCTGGTGAACCACGGCCACGCCACCGCCGCCGAGTTCGCGGAGCTGATGGATCGGGTGCAAGCCGTGGTGCGGGAACGCTCAGGTGTGGCCCTGGAACCCGAAGTGGAGATCTGGCGGGGCTGA
- a CDS encoding TetR/AcrR family transcriptional regulator, whose protein sequence is MGNEKKARVLEAAESVFLRFGYRRTTMGDLAAAAGMSRPALYLVFCNKEEVFEAVLRAFTARTLQEIRQGLDARPTPLEKLRFAFDLWAVRPFGFFEASPELREPLHGGLAFAKEAIDQAIATFEAELVGILAPLSATAPAKALPPGQIARVLTRAVHGFKESAKDAEELRAMIDGLLEMVLASLRPTPEAGA, encoded by the coding sequence ATGGGAAACGAGAAGAAGGCCCGGGTCCTGGAGGCCGCCGAATCCGTGTTCCTCCGCTTCGGCTACCGGCGGACCACCATGGGCGACCTCGCCGCCGCCGCGGGCATGTCCCGGCCGGCCCTCTACCTGGTGTTCTGCAACAAGGAGGAGGTCTTCGAGGCCGTCCTCCGCGCCTTCACGGCCCGCACGCTGCAGGAGATCCGGCAGGGCCTGGACGCCCGGCCCACCCCCCTGGAAAAGCTCCGCTTCGCCTTCGACCTCTGGGCCGTGCGTCCCTTCGGGTTCTTCGAGGCCTCGCCGGAGCTGCGGGAACCTCTCCACGGCGGCCTCGCCTTCGCCAAGGAGGCCATCGACCAGGCCATCGCCACCTTCGAGGCCGAGCTGGTGGGCATCCTCGCGCCCCTGAGCGCCACGGCCCCCGCAAAGGCGCTCCCGCCCGGGCAGATCGCCCGCGTCCTCACCCGCGCCGTCCACGGCTTCAAGGAATCCGCCAAGGACGCCGAGGAGCTCCGCGCCATGATCGACGGGCTGCTGGAGATGGTGCTGGCCTCCCTCCGGCCCACGCCGGAAGCGGGCGCCTGA
- a CDS encoding oxidoreductase, translated as MAQEGWTWAQVPDQTGRVAVVTGASSGTGFEAARILAACRATVVLACRSLPKAEESARHIRALHPGARVEVQALDLASLASVRRASADLLARFDRLDLLLNNAGVMVPPHGKTEDGFELQLGTNHFGPFALTGLLLERLLATPGSRVVTMSSGAHRSGRIYADDMDFDGGYRAWAAYGQSKLANLLFAYELQRRLEAAGSTTRSVAAHPGWARTELQRHAGWIRWLRALGLEALLSQEAFGGAQPLLRAATDPAVTGGEYFGPSGFQELKGAPVRVRSTARSRDEGLQRWMWRRSEQRTGVVYPI; from the coding sequence ATGGCTCAAGAAGGTTGGACCTGGGCCCAGGTCCCCGATCAGACCGGCCGGGTGGCAGTGGTCACCGGGGCCTCCTCCGGCACCGGTTTCGAGGCGGCCCGCATCCTGGCGGCCTGCCGGGCCACGGTGGTCCTGGCCTGCCGGAGCCTGCCCAAGGCCGAGGAGTCGGCGCGGCACATTCGGGCGCTGCATCCCGGAGCCCGGGTGGAGGTCCAGGCCCTCGATCTGGCCTCTCTGGCCTCCGTGCGGAGGGCGTCCGCGGACCTGCTGGCCCGCTTCGACCGCCTGGACCTGCTCCTCAACAACGCCGGGGTGATGGTCCCGCCCCATGGGAAGACCGAGGACGGGTTCGAGCTGCAGCTCGGCACCAACCACTTCGGCCCCTTCGCACTCACGGGTCTCCTGCTGGAGCGCCTGCTGGCCACGCCGGGCTCCCGGGTGGTCACCATGAGCAGCGGGGCCCACCGCAGCGGCCGCATCTATGCCGACGACATGGACTTTGACGGCGGCTATCGGGCCTGGGCCGCCTACGGTCAGTCCAAACTGGCCAACCTCCTCTTCGCCTATGAGCTCCAGCGCCGCCTGGAGGCGGCCGGTTCGACGACGCGTTCCGTGGCCGCCCACCCCGGCTGGGCGAGAACGGAGCTCCAGCGCCATGCGGGCTGGATCCGCTGGCTACGGGCCCTGGGCCTGGAGGCCCTGCTGAGCCAGGAGGCCTTCGGCGGCGCCCAGCCCCTGCTGCGGGCCGCCACGGATCCCGCCGTGACCGGGGGCGAGTATTTCGGTCCCTCAGGCTTCCAGGAGCTGAAGGGGGCGCCCGTGCGGGTGCGGTCCACGGCCCGGTCCCGGGACGAGGGCCTCCAGCGCTGGATGTGGCGGCGCTCCGAGCAGCGCACGGGGGTGGTGTATCCGATCTGA
- a CDS encoding MBL fold metallo-hydrolase, whose translation MERSPQWRDGRFRNPQTLWNDPWGAVGSLFRRDRNSTPREPLPVAHPTRADLEAAAPSGLRATWLGHSTVYLDVDGTRILTDPVWGRRASPVGWAGPRRFYAPLIPLEEVPVPQVVAISHDHYDHLDEGTLRRMKDWDTRFVVPLGVGARLVRWGVPGARITELDWWESIRVGDLEVVLTPARHASGRGLRDKDRTLWGGFAFLGPRHRVYFSGDTGMFQGLVDIGARLGPFDLTMIEAGAYNPAWPDWHLGPEQAVAAHRMVRGRVLLPIHWGLFDLAAHGWTEPVERVLAAAGPAGATVALPRPGEGFEPEASPHQRWWPTLPWKTGAEVPIRATLDGRPAVQGGLP comes from the coding sequence ATGGAACGATCTCCGCAGTGGCGCGATGGGCGCTTCCGCAACCCCCAGACCCTCTGGAACGACCCCTGGGGCGCCGTCGGCAGCCTCTTCCGGCGGGACCGGAACTCGACGCCCCGGGAGCCCCTGCCCGTGGCGCACCCGACCCGCGCCGACCTGGAAGCGGCCGCTCCTTCGGGCCTGCGGGCCACCTGGCTGGGCCATTCCACGGTGTACCTGGACGTGGATGGCACGCGCATCCTCACGGATCCCGTGTGGGGTCGCCGGGCCTCCCCCGTCGGCTGGGCCGGGCCGCGCCGCTTCTACGCGCCCCTCATCCCCCTGGAGGAGGTGCCCGTGCCCCAGGTGGTGGCCATCTCCCACGACCACTACGACCACCTGGACGAGGGCACCCTCCGCCGCATGAAGGACTGGGACACGCGCTTCGTGGTGCCCCTGGGCGTGGGCGCGCGGCTCGTGCGCTGGGGCGTGCCCGGGGCCCGCATCACGGAGCTGGACTGGTGGGAATCGATCCGGGTGGGCGACCTGGAGGTGGTGCTCACGCCGGCCCGCCATGCCTCGGGCCGGGGCCTGCGGGACAAGGACCGAACGCTCTGGGGCGGCTTCGCCTTCCTCGGCCCCCGACACCGGGTCTACTTCTCCGGCGACACGGGGATGTTCCAGGGCCTGGTGGACATCGGCGCTCGCCTGGGACCCTTCGACCTCACGATGATCGAGGCCGGCGCCTACAACCCCGCCTGGCCCGACTGGCACCTGGGCCCCGAGCAGGCCGTGGCGGCCCACCGGATGGTGCGGGGCCGCGTGCTCCTGCCCATCCACTGGGGCCTCTTCGACCTGGCCGCCCACGGCTGGACCGAACCCGTAGAGCGGGTGCTGGCCGCCGCGGGGCCCGCGGGCGCCACCGTGGCGCTGCCGAGGCCCGGGGAGGGCTTCGAGCCTGAGGCGTCGCCCCACCAGCGCTGGTGGCCCACGCTGCCCTGGAAGACTGGGGCCGAGGTCCCCATCCGTGCCACGCTGGATGGGCGACCCGCTGTGCAAGGAGGTCTGCCATGA
- a CDS encoding NAD(P)H-binding protein — protein sequence MKVLLFGATGMIGQGVLRECLRDPGVSQVVALVRKPSGQTHAKLKEIVHGDFFDYRAVEPDLAGLDACFFCLGVSAAGLPEAEYQRLTYDLTLAAAVTLARLNPSMAFVYVSGAGTDSTEQGRTMWARVKGRTENALRRLPFRAVYLFRPGLIQPLHGIRSRTGWYQAIYTVLGPCFPLLRRLFPKAILTTEELGRAMLRVARDGAPAAVLEAADLIALGAPPAPAAAP from the coding sequence ATGAAGGTCCTGCTCTTCGGCGCCACGGGCATGATCGGCCAGGGCGTGCTGCGCGAGTGCCTGCGGGATCCCGGCGTCAGCCAAGTGGTGGCCCTCGTGCGGAAGCCCTCGGGCCAGACGCACGCGAAGCTGAAGGAGATCGTCCACGGCGACTTCTTCGACTACCGGGCGGTGGAGCCGGACCTCGCCGGGCTGGACGCCTGCTTCTTCTGCCTGGGGGTCTCGGCGGCGGGCCTGCCGGAGGCCGAGTACCAACGCCTGACCTACGACCTCACCCTGGCGGCGGCGGTGACCCTGGCGCGCCTCAATCCGTCCATGGCCTTCGTCTACGTGTCCGGCGCCGGGACGGACAGTACGGAACAGGGCCGCACCATGTGGGCGCGGGTGAAGGGGCGGACCGAGAACGCCCTGCGCCGCCTGCCCTTCCGAGCCGTCTACCTCTTCCGCCCCGGCCTCATCCAGCCCCTCCACGGCATCCGGTCGCGGACGGGCTGGTACCAGGCCATCTACACCGTGCTGGGGCCCTGCTTCCCGCTGCTGCGGCGGCTGTTCCCGAAGGCCATCCTCACCACGGAGGAGCTGGGCCGGGCCATGCTCCGCGTGGCGCGGGACGGGGCACCGGCGGCGGTCCTCGAGGCCGCCGACCTCATCGCCCTGGGGGCGCCTCCAGCGCCAGCAGCCGCGCCTTGA